TTCTAGCAAATAATGATTAGTTTCTAATCCATAAGTATGTTAAGTGAGAAGGATCTGTCAAAGGTTCATCTTAGCCTTAACCCTTAAGTTTTTTAGGTTAACTATGAAGCTTCGATACTGGATCATTGGCTGCATTCTTTTGATTTTATCTCTAAAGGCAATTGAATTTAAGCCTAAGTCGGCTGATTTTTGGTATAGCAGAGGCGTAGTGTTAAGGTACTTAAACCGCAACGATGAGGCGCTTACTTCTTACGACAAGGCAATTCAATTGAAGCCTGACTATGCTGATGCTTGGTATAACCGAGGCATTGTGCTAAGGAAGTTGAAACGCTACCATGAGGCGGTTGCTTCTTATGACCAGTCAATTCAATTGAAGCCTAATGAGCCTGATGCTTGGAATAACCGAGGTAATGCGCTAAGCGATCTCAACCGCTACCATGAGGCCCTTGCTTCTTTCGACAAGGCAATTGAAATTAAGCCTGACTTGGCTGAAACTTGGAATAACCGAGGCACTGTGCTAAGGGACTTAAAACGCTACGAAGAGGTCTTTGCTTCTTATGACAAGGCAATTGAATTAAAGCCTGACTATGCTAGTCCTTGGTATAACCGAGGCAATGCGCTACAGGATTTGAACCGCTATGAGGATGCGGTTGCTTCTTATGACAAGGCAATTCAATTAAAGCTTGACGATGCTGCTGCTGCTTGGCATAACCGAGGCAATGCGTTATATTTGCTGGGACGAAATAAACAAGCACTTGAGTCTGTGGAGAAGGCACTGCAAATTAATCCGAATTTTAAACAAGCGCAGAAATTACGAAAAACGATTTTACAAAAGTTAGGGCGCTCAAAATAATAGGGTATCCATTGTTTTAAGCTGAATTAATTCTGTCTCAGAAAATATCAGATTGGGTTGAATAAATCTAATATTTTTTATATGAAAATAATCAATTAAGGCTGGATTTTGGTTGATATATCAAAAGTTTTACAAGAGGCTTATAAATATTCGGAAAGCCTTTTATAAATTCACTAAAATTAAATAAAAATGTGATTAATTAACCCAAATGAGGAAAAACAAAATGGAACCGGAAGACAAAATTAAAGAACAGTTTGATCGGGCTGCCGGCGCTTATAGCACCTCGCCAATTTTTGCTAAAGGACACGATCTCAAACTGATGGTAGAAGCCGCAAAACCGGCACCCGATATGACAGTTCTCGATGTCGGATGTGCAGCCGGCCACACTGCATTTGCCTTCGCACCGCACGTTCAAGAAGTTATCGGTGTCGATATTAGTCAGGGAATGCTTGCAGAAGCCTCCCAGCAAGCCGATGCGCGAAATATTACCAATGTGCATTTCCAAGAAGCGATCGCATCTTCACTTCCGTTTGCAGATCAGCAATTTGATATTGTTACCTGCCGGTATGTTGCCCATCACTTCCCTAGCTTAATGCCGGCAATCACTGAAATTTACCGAGTTCTCAAAGCTGGGGGACAGTTTCTGGTCGTAGACATTATTTCACCCGAAGAACCGGAACTCGCAGCCTTTATTAACCAAGTCGAATTATTACGAGATCCCTCTCACAGTCGTGACTGGATGATCTCCGAGTGGCAGGCAGCAGGAGAGGAGATCGGAATGCCATTAAATGCGATCGCACAATGGGACTTACCGATTGATTTTGCCGACTGGACAGCGCGGCAGCAGACGCCACCCGATGCGATCACCCAACTCGAAACACTTTTAGATAGCGCTTCGCCGGCAGTCCAGTCAGCTTTTTCAATTGTGAAAAAACCACAGCGTTCATTCCACCTTTGGTCAGTTCTTTTGCAAGGAACGAAATAAAAACCTTATTGCTTGCTAAAAAACTGAATCATTTGATTTCGCTTATCAGTGGAAAAAATCTATCTCTGCTGCCCCTGAAATTCACCCGATTTTGGAGATTTCACGCCTTCGATACTGCAATATTACAGCGAATGGGAATTAAGCTTTCGACACCGGCTTCAAAAACAGCCAACTCACAAAAAAGAAAGACGCTGTAAATAATTGAACCAGATCCAAAGCAGATAAATAGCCATCAGAGAAAGAAGCAATGCTTCTATCGGTAATGCCAAATACCCAAGAGGAGATACCCAAAAGCCAAATCCCGTTTCTGAGGTTTCCTAAAAAGATTGAGAGTTCGGAAGGTTGCTGATTATTCATGGTTTCCGCCCTTTTTCTTGAAATATCTCGATTAATCAACCGTTTCAAGGGCTTCAGGTCTTGTTCGAGTTCCTTTACTCCCTTTGTAACTTCATGTTAAGAAATGTTTTTTTTAATTGCCATAATTCCAAAGAAAGACTTATGCACGATTTGGCATCCGTGATATCTACCGAAAGATAGAGTTACTTCCTTTGGCTCAAGACGTTACAAGCACCGCAAGCCATCCAGCAAAATCAGATTCGCTGATTTATGGCCGGTTTTTGCAGATTGAGCAGCCGGTAGTCGGGAAGCCGGTTGTAAGGCTTTTAAAGTAAAAGAGTAAAGAGTAAATGTCACCGAGCTAAAACGATGGTGAGAAAAATTACACTTTGGCTGCTGTGGGCCGGCTTTATCGCCTACGCTTTCTTCTTGACTCCGGAACGCCAAGCCGCTTCAATCACGCTGCTGAAGAATTTATTTACCCTTCAGTGGGCTGCCATCAACCCGATTATTCTGTCCATATTCGCTTTAATTGGCATTTTGCTGCTGATTTATAGCTGTGTTCTGTTTATTGATGGCAGAATGCAAAAGATTCCTTTCTGGCCATTTGTCGCTGCCGGCGCGGGAACCGGCGTGATTGGCTTGATTCCCTATTTGGCGCTACGCGAATCAAATCAAACATTTTCTGGCGACAAGGATGCGTTTCTCAAGCTGATGGACTCGCGCTGGACTGGCGTAATTCTCAGCCTCAACACCCTTGCTTTGCTTGCATTTGCTTGGCTAGCCGGCGACTGGGGAGATTTTGTTGGGCAGTTTCACAGCAGCCGGTTTGTGAATGCAATGACTGTGGCGTTTTGCTTGTTCTGCCTGCTCTTCCCCACTGTGCTAGGCGATGACATGGCGCGGCGGGGAATTGAGGATCAACGCGTTTTCTGGGCAGTTGCACTGGTGCCGGTGCTTGGGCCATTAGTTTATTTGTGCCTACGTCCGCCGCTATCGCTTTCTGGGGCAGATGCCGGTGTGCGTCAGGCAAGCGCCGCAACGCGATCTTAATTTAAGTTGAATGGCACGTTCGGTCAGCGTTTTTTGCCGCAACGTGTCTCAACTGTAACAGCCTCTGGCGGCTGGGGACTTCAGACTCAGAACTGACAAAGGTTCTGGGTTTTTTACGCCCTCGAAACTTTAAAGGCGTTGCTGTACAACCCCAGATAGATTTATTTTAGTTAAGTATTTCTACCTATAGACTGAGATGGAAAAGAACAGGTTGCTTTAATATATCTTTATAAATAAAAAAAAGCAAAGCGGCATTGGCTGAGAAATGTTGCCCTGTGTTTCCTAGCTTTTAGAATATGCCCCTTTAACATCTTTTCCCTGAGCCGGTCGATGTTCATTATCGCCCATTTTTACTCAAAAAAATTGAGCGGTTAATTTCTCATGAGTTCATAAAATTTTAATGACTTCCTATTTAAGAAGAAAAGCCGAGCAGAGAAATGATTTAACCCCTATGTTACTAAATTAAGTTGCAATCTTATGTTATTCAATAGCTCAGTTTTTATTATCTTTGTTACCGTTACTTTCTTTATTTATTATATTCCACAATTTCAGAAAATACAGGTTCCCGTTTTAATTGCTGCAAGCTTCATCTTTTATGGGTGGAGTTCGCCGGCACTTCTCATTTTACTTTTAATCTCGATCCTTATTAATGGCATTACTAGCTACAAAGTTGCTAACGCTTCTCAAAACCGGGAGCGTTTTTTTTGGGCATTGAGCGGAGTCGTTGCCAACTTATCAATTCTCGCTCTTTTTAAATATGGCGCATTACTCACCAATCTTTCCCTTAAAATCTTTAACGCATCCACTACGCCTGAAGACGGTTTAATCTCTGTCCTTTTACATTTACCTTTACCAATTGGGATTTCGTTTTATACATTTGAAGGAATTAGTTTGGTTGTTGACGTATTTCGTCATCAAAATTTGGTTGCAGCAGGAACCTCGCTGCCGACCCGTTCTTTTGTTAACACCAACCTGAAAAATCACTTAGTTAACACCTCATTCTTTCTGGCCTTCTTTCCGCAGATTTTATCTGGGCCAATTGTGAGGGCAAATGATTTTTATGACCAAGTCAAGCCTAAGTTTATTCAAAGTATCCCTTGGCCGATTGTTTTCCGTTCCTTGGTTTACGGATATTTCTTAAAAATGGTCGTTGCCGATAATTTAAAAGACTATACATTTTGGATTAACTATCCCTACTATCAAGGATTAGGAACATTAACAAATTTAGTCTTGCTGTTCGGCTACTCAATGCAAATTTTTGCAGATTTCGCCGGCTACTCTTTAATTGCAATCGGTTTAGGTGCCGCCTTTGGTTATACTCTGCCAGAAAACTTTAATTTTCCCTATATTTCTCGTTCCCTTTCTGAATTTTGGCGACGCTGGCACATCTCCTTATCAACTTGGTTGCGAGATTACTTATATATCCCTTTGGGAGGTAATAGAAAAGGGGAAGTTAGAACTTATATAAATTTGATGGTTGTGATGACTTTAGGCGGACTCTGGCACGGTGCAGCTTGGAGTTATGCAGTCTGGGGGATTTTTCATGGCATTGGCTTAGCGCTGGAAAGGTTCTTTTTTGGCAGACTGAAATCGATAAAAAAATCTGAAGATGAGTTGCCGGCTTGGAAAAAGTTTGCAATTGATTCACTTCAAGTTTTATCTGTTTTTTGTTTTGTTTCCTTAGGATGGCTTTTGTTTAAATTACCTCGATTTGACCAAGCTATGGACTTCTTGGTAACTTTGTCTCGAAATATCTGGATCAAGCCAGATTTCAATCATATCCTTCCAGTATTCATTTTTTCTCTGCCGGTTATCCTGTATCATTTACCTCACTTTCCTACCTTACAAACTTTTCAAGCTCAAAGCTTAAACCCAATAAAAAGGAGGCGTTGGCGTCTGCTAGAAGACGTGTTGATGGGGATTATGCTGGCACTTTTAATTTTGAATAAGGGGAGCGCTAATGAGTTTATCTACTTCCAATTCTAAAACGGTTTCGACTGATTCCACCTCAGAAATTCGTTCTATATACAGAGCGATCAGCATCGGCTTGCTTTTGCTGTTAGGGTATCATGTATTAGTGAAACAGAGAGTCGTGCCGGCAACTTCGGGAATCAATCAGGCGCAAAGTAATGTGATTAAAGCCCAAAAGTATGTTTATGAAAATCCATCACCGAAGTTGATTTTAGTGGGTAGCTCTCTAACTGCTACGATTAAACCCAAGGACATCGGCAGTCATGTGATTAATTTAGGAATGGCGGGAGGTTCTAGTCAAACCGGCCTGGAAATTGTGAAGAAAGAAAAATTAAAATCAGCGATATTACTCGTAGAAATTAACGAAACAATTGAGCGCAAGCTCGATCAGCAATTGCTTGACTCGATTTATGAGCCGGTGTCACACTTCAGCCAGCTTCATTTTCCGATGTTACGGCAAGAATATAAACCTGTGGATGTTTTGGTTCAAGCCGTTAAAAATCGCTTGAAATCTGCTAAGAAAGAAGAGAAAAACGAGCCACCGGCACAAGCGGAAAACTTCAATCCAAAATTGAGAGAAAAAGTTCTAGCACAACAAATCAGCGCCAAGATGCAGCCACTCTCGCAAAGTGAGCGGCAAACCTTAAAAAGTGCAGCGAAATCGATTAAAACTCAAATCGCAGAATTGCAAAAACAAGGGTTACGAATTATCCTCTATGATCTGCCGGGAGAAAAGCAAGTTAAGAACACGATAGAGGAAAAACAAATACAGCAAATCATGCGAGAAGAGTTTCCGGCAGATACTTATGAATGGCTGCCGGCACCAGCCTTTAAAAATTGGGTCACTTCAGACGGAAGCCATCTAGTGAGTTCGGACGCGCAAGCCTATGCTGTTTTCCTACGAGATAAACTACTAAAGACGCCTTTTTCTGTATCTCGCAACCCGGGAACAACACAGCTAGAATGACCATCGCTATTGATTTTGGCACGAGCAACACCGTCATCGCTCGCTGGAACCCAGCCACCCAGCAGGCAGAAACACTGAAACTGCCGGCCCTCTCAGTGCAGTTGGCACAGAATCCCCCCTTAATTCCAAGTTTGGTTTATGTTGAAAATGCCGCGCATGGTGAGATCGTTGCCGGTCAAGCAGTGCGCGACAAGGGACTTGACCTCAAAAACGATCCCCGCTTTTTCCGCAGCTTTAAGCGGGGAATTGGCACCGATATTCAAGGATTTCTCCCCGAACTCGATGGCAAAACCGTCACGTTTGAGCAGGTAGGGGAGTGGTTTTTAAGCCAAATTATCGACCAAATGAAAACAATTTGGCCAGATGTGGGCGAATCTCTGGTGTTAACCGTGCCGGTGGACAGCTTTGAAGCTTATCGCCACTGGCTAGGTAAAGTTTGTCAAAAGCTGCCGGTGGAGGTGGTGCGGATGCTAGATGAACCCACCGCCGCCGCTTTAGGCTATGGGCTGGCAGACAGGCAGCTTTTGCTGGTGGTAGACTTCGGTGGCGGAACCTTGGATCTGTCCCTGGTGCGCTTAGATGCCGGTGGTAGTGCAGCAACCAGCAAAAAACCGCTTGGTTTCATTCTCAAATGGGGTGAAAAAACCCTAGCTGAATCTTCCGCACAGAAGGTAAAAACTGCTCGTGTTTTGGCAAAAGCCGGCCTAAATTTAGGCGGAACTGATATTGACAACTGGCTCGTTGATTACTTCGTCGCCAATCAAGGTCTAACGAAAGCTCCCTTAACCACTCGCTTAGCTGAACGGTTAAAAATTCAACTTTCTTTACAGCGGCAGGCGAGTGAAGTTTATTTCGATGATGAAACCTTAGAAAGTTACGAATTGCAACTAGATCGCGCTGGATTTGAAGAAATTCTTAAAGAACACGAGTTTTTTGAAAATCTCGATGAAGCGATGACTCAAGTTTTGCAACAAGCGCGACGTCAAGGCATTGAAGTTTCAGATATTGATGCAGTTTTATTAGTCGGCGGCACTGTTCAAATTCCCTCGGTTCAAACTTGGGTGCAGCAGTATTTTGAGGCTGATAAAATTCGTTGTGAAAAACCATTTGAAGCAATCGCAATCGGCGCTTTGCAACTCACACAGGGTATAGAAATCAAAGATTTTCTCTATCACAGTTACGGCATTCGCTACTGGAACCGGCGCGAAAACTGCCACAGTTGGCATCCGTTAATTCAAGCCGGCCAGTCTTACCCTATGAGCGACTCGGTAGAATTAGTTTTAGGTGCTTCTGTTGAAAACCAACCCAGCATTGAATTAATTATTGGGGAGTTAGCCGCACAAACCGGCGGCACGGAAGTGTATTTCGACGGGGATCGTTTAGTTACGCGCAGTTTAGCAAGCGGTCAAACTGTAGTGCAACCCCTCAACGATAAAGAAGGCGCACGCAGTATCGCTCAATTGATGCCTCCCGGCTTTCCAGGCAGCGATCGCGTCCGAGTTCAATTCCAAGTAGATGATCGGCGCTTCCTTAAAATTACGGTGGAAGACTTGCTGACCAATCAAACTTTATTGGAAGATAAGCCGGTTGTCCAATTAAGTTAAGAATCAGACTAAAAGGTGACCCCAAATTCGGTTATACGCAACTAATAATCCTGGCTTACTGAGAAGTTTGGGGTTAACAACAAGAGTTTAGCGAAACCGGATTTGGGATGAAATACAAACTCACTTAAGCTTTTAGTCAGTTTTAACTAGACTTTCGCTATTAGCCCGGAAATTAATTTCCGGGCAAGCTTGCTAATTGCTATTGAAATTACTTCAATATTTCAGTTAACCGCACTCCGCAATTTATTTATGCACAATCACCGGCGTTCCGACATCTGCCCAGTTAAACAACCACTCCGCGTGATTGACGGCAACGTTGGTGCAACCATGACTGACAGGGGTGCCAAATTTGTTATGCCAGTACGCCCCGTGAATTGCGTAACCGCCAAAATAATACATAGTGAAAGGCACATCAGGAACGTCATAGTCGTCCCCTTGCATTCTGGCGACACGATGCTTGGTTTGAACGGCAAACGCGCCCGTAGGAGTGGGGGTTCCGTCTTTGCCGGTAGAAATGACGATGGCGTAGACGCTTTTATCACCTTCCCAGGCAACTAATCGCTGCTTTGCTAAGTCTATTTCAATCCAGCGCTGACTGGATTCTTGTAGATTTAAAATAGCGTTTGCAATTTTATTATGCTCAGCATCTGCAAAGGCAGGCTCTGCTAAAAAAGGAGCTGACCAAGCACAAAAGGTAGAAACAATTAGCGAGGCACCGGCCCAGAATGTGCCAGAGCGACGCAACCAAGAAGCGTTGTTTGTGCTATTCATCGTTTACCACTCCTGGGATTTTAAAACTGTAAAGCTTCTCATCTGCCTTTTCCAGCATTTAACTACAAATGCTTACCTGCTAATTTCGGCAAATCGGGAGAATTTCTTTTGATGAGCTGTTAAGCCGGCAAGCTATCTTCTAAAATTATCAGCGATCCATTATTAATTAGCAATTAGCAGACCGCTAGTCGCTCTTTAAGCTTTGCAAAAGGTTATCCGCTCGTTGTGCGATCGCCTCCCAATCTCGCGCCTCTACCCATTGCTTGGGAAATAAATCGCCGGCTAAACCCACCGCCACCGCACCGGCTTCGATAAATTCCCTGGCATTCTCTAAGGTGACGCCGCCGGTAGGAATCAGGGGAATGTTGCCCAGTGGTGCTTGCAAGCTTTTAATATAGCCGGCACCCCCCACCACTGAAATGGGAAACACTTTCACCGCATCGGCACCGGCTTGCCAACCCCTGACAATTTCTGTGGGGGAAAGTGCTCCCGGCACAATCGGGATGCCGGCTGCAACTGCTGCGTGAATCATCGTCTCTTCTGTGTGGGGAGTGAATAAAAATTGAGCGCCGGCTGCGATCGCTTCTTTTAACTGAGCGAGGGTTAATAGGGTGCCGGTGCCGATCGTACATCCAGGCAACTCAGCTCGCAATTGGGTGATCAGTGTGCCGGCGCGATCGCTATTCCAAGTTATTTCAATTAAACGCATCCCGCCGGCGGCAACCGCCTTAGCCAACTGGAAACCCAATTCCATTTGGGGGGAACGAACCACCGCAATAGCGCGATGCTCTTGCAACAAAGTTAACCAAGGAGAATCGAATATGTTCACAATTTGCGATAGACTCAGTTTTTCGCGAGCGATCTTTTAAAATATCACCCTGCTAAATCAGTCTCTAGGGAGAGCAAGTTGGGGCGCTCAAACTTTTATATTTTTCTTATATTAATAATTTGCGGGGATAACAGCATGGCTCTGGTCAAACTGGAAGACTTTTATCCCAACTATCGCCAAAAAGTTTTAGGCGGCAAAGATATTCAAACCTTTGATGTATATGCGGGTCAGACGGATGAAAAAATCGGCACCGTTTTCGATGATGTCGTCGATCTAACAGGCCGGTTCCGCTATCTGGTAATTGATACAAGCAATTGGGGGATTCAGAAAAAAGTTTTGATACCCATTGGCTGCTGCCGGCTCGACAATCGCACACGACGCGTTTATGCCCTAGGTATTCTTAACAAAAAGCACATAAAAGAATTACCAGAGTATGCGGATGGGGTAACCGTTGATTACAATTATGAAGAGTACCCAAATCAAGTCACACTCCCTCTAGAGAATCCCCCCAAATCTCAGGGCAATCAACCCACTCTTCCTCCCGAAAAAATAGATCGGCCTCCCTCTGTAACTCAATCAGCCGGAACATCAAACGTTTCACCTCTACGAAGAACGCCTGATTACCAATAAATCTCGCCATCAGACAGGGGAGATTGTGATTGGCAAGCGGGTTTAAGCCAAAATCGTTGAAGTTTCAGTGCCGGTTGAAAAAGAGCGAATTGTAATTGAAAGAACAACTCCAGCCGATTCCGCCCGCGTGATGCCGGCGCATGAACTTGCTTTCCGCGCGGGGAAGTTATCGGCATCAAAATTGATAAAGAAACCGCTGATATTCACAAAGAATTCTTTGTGCGAGAACAAGTCATCATTATTAAAAAGAAGTTGCTCGCCACACAGTAGACGCCACAGCAACCTTGCGGCGAGAAGAGTTAGAAGTTAATCGTGAAAGCTTGCGTGCCGGTGAAGAAAAACCACAAGTGCTTTAATACCTCCAAGCGGGCTGCGCTTTCAAGTAATCATATCTGCTGACTGAATTAAACTTAAATACTAAAATTAGCCTGATCTCATTCAAAAGACTGAGACACATAGCTTTTCATGATCCTACAAAGCGTCTAGCGTTTTGTGAGTTTAACTACTATAACCTGATCTGTTTATGAAATGTTGTGGGATTTCAGTTAGCTGGAATGCCTATTTTGTGGTGAAATCGATTAAATTTTTTTTAAATTGTGGTTTATATTTCTTAATATTTATCGTGCTACTTTAGGAGGATAGCTAACAATTCTTAATTTTTAACCTTTCTTACCTTAGGGAGATAACTAATTCTGGGTAGTTTCCTAAGATAGTAAGCGTAGATACAAAAGGAAAAAAAAGTTATGGCTCTTGTAAAACTAGAAGATTTTTACCCCAATTACAGAGACGAGATTTTTGGCGGCGATGATATTAAAGGTTTAGATGTCTACGCCGGCACCTCTGAAGAAAAGATTGGCACCGTCCATGATGCGTTAGTAGATGAGTCAGGACGCTTCCGCTATTTAGTTCTCGATACAGGTTTCTGGGTGTTTGGCAAGAAAGTGTTGCTACCTATCGGTTCTTGCCGCATTGATTATGATGCACGGCGAGTTTACGCCACCAATCTGCTGAACAAAGAACAAGCAGAAAGACTACCTGCTTACGACGAATTACAACCCATTGATTACGATCACGAAGAGCAAGTCAGAGACGTTTATCGCGCCCCCGCCACAACTGCCGGTGCGACTGCCGTTCAACCGACTGCCAACACCGCTGATCGCGACACCTATACCTATGATCGCGAACCGACTCTCTACAACATGAACGAGCGCGATCATTCAACCTTAAGACTCTACGAAGAACGCCTGATCGCCAACAAAACTCGTCAAAAAACTGGTGAAGTTACAGTTGGCAAGCGCATTGAAACCGAAACAGCACGCGCTTCTGTACCCATCGAAAAAGAGCGTGTGGTGATTGAGCGGACATCAGGGACAAGCGGCACTCCTGTTGCTCCTGGCGACGCTAACTTCCAAGCTGGAGAAGTCGCACGCTTGGAAGTTTACGAAGAAACACCAGACATTCACAAAGAAGCCTTTGTGCGGGAAGAAGTCGGTGTTCGTAAGGAAATTGCGCGTGAAACCATTGATGCTGAAGAAACCTTACGTCGTGAAGAGTTAGATGTTCACACGGAAGGCCGTCCGATAGTGGACACACGACCTGAAGATTCCACCAATCGCCGCATTTAAATAGCGCTTTCCCAGACATAGGGTAAGGCTGTTATTTAGCTGAACTCAGGAATTAACAACCGCGCAGGCGGAGCGCATTTTAGCTCTGCCTGTGCTTTTCAATAAAAACTAAGGAAACAAGAAAAATGGTAAATCAAGCTTCAGACAGCCGGTCTCAACAACCCCCAACCAATGCTCGACTTAAGAGTATGGTAGAAAAGCTGACAACTCAGTTAACGAATTTGGCTGTAAGAGACAATCAAGGACTATTGGTGGGGCAAATAAAAAATGTTGATCTCGCTCCCAGTGGCCAAATTAATTTAGTGGTTGTTGATCGCACGACTCAGCAAAGTTCTCGCTTGTTTCTGTTAAATAGCAAGCTTATCCAATATATTGATTATGCGAATAAATCAGTCTTTATAAACCTTACTCCCAATCAAATCGAACAACTACCTGAATATAGAACACTTCAGACACCACAAGTCACTCCTTCAGACCTTCCACCTAGACCCATTGATCGGGCACCAGAATCTTCTGAAACTGCACAACTTCACATGAAAACTCAAAGCACAAATGAATATTTAATGCATGAGTCTGACAGTTCACCAGAAGTTGTGGCAGAACACGAAATTCGCTTGCTAGAAGAGCGACTGGTTATTGATCGCAGCAGACAAAAAATTGGCGAAGTCATTGTTCGCAAAGAAGTTGAAACTCGGATAGTTGAGGTTCCCGTTCGACGTGAGAAACTCATTATTGAACAAGTTGGACCTGAACATAAACAACTCGCAGAAATTGATTTAGGGCAAGGAGAAGTGACCGGCGTCGAGTTGCTTGACGGCGCGGTTTCTGACGCTCACCCCGTTATAAAAGGTGAATTTAATTCTCCGGAAGTTGCCAGTAAAATTTTAAAAGCAATTGCCGACCGGCCTAATCACGGGTGCGCGAAAGTGCGAATAGAAATTGTGATGGAAGATGCAGAACTTCTGCCAACTTACCAGCAGTGGTTAACTCGCTATTCCGATAACGCTTAAACTTGCCCTCACCCTCACCTTTGCCGGCTCTGTTTAGCTCAACGATTCCAATCAGCGAATTAGCACTAGGCTGGCAATTGCAGGGAAGCGCAAGTTTTGCATTTTCTTCTGGCAAACTTGAATTTGGTTTGCCCACAGCGCCTAGTGAGCGGTTTCTTCCCTTCCTTAAGGGTGCGATTGCCTGTACCGAAAAACAAAAAACGCCCAACAACTGGGCGTATCCATCAGGGTGCATCTATGTTTTTAGTCTAACCCCTCAGGGGTGTAACCCAGCAGGCTTCGTCAAAAATTTACGTTAGTATGAAATCTTCGTAAATTACAAGCCGGCACAGGTTTATCGTAGCCAAGCCAAAAGCCGAAAATAAAAAACGCCCAAAACTGGGCGCGTCCATCAGGGTGCATCTACATGAATTCAATTTAGCATCTGGGGGGTATCACCCCTCACTTGCTTAACAAAACTTTACAATCAGGGGGGCAGATGAGGGATTCTCTGCATTTCTTCCATTCTTCCCTAGCCCCTAGCCTCTCTGACTCGA
Above is a window of Microcoleus sp. FACHB-672 DNA encoding:
- a CDS encoding PRC-barrel domain-containing protein, whose product is MALVKLEDFYPNYRQKVLGGKDIQTFDVYAGQTDEKIGTVFDDVVDLTGRFRYLVIDTSNWGIQKKVLIPIGCCRLDNRTRRVYALGILNKKHIKELPEYADGVTVDYNYEEYPNQVTLPLENPPKSQGNQPTLPPEKIDRPPSVTQSAGTSNVSPLRRTPDYQ
- a CDS encoding DUF2382 domain-containing protein — translated: MALVKLEDFYPNYRDEIFGGDDIKGLDVYAGTSEEKIGTVHDALVDESGRFRYLVLDTGFWVFGKKVLLPIGSCRIDYDARRVYATNLLNKEQAERLPAYDELQPIDYDHEEQVRDVYRAPATTAGATAVQPTANTADRDTYTYDREPTLYNMNERDHSTLRLYEERLIANKTRQKTGEVTVGKRIETETARASVPIEKERVVIERTSGTSGTPVAPGDANFQAGEVARLEVYEETPDIHKEAFVREEVGVRKEIARETIDAEETLRREELDVHTEGRPIVDTRPEDSTNRRI
- a CDS encoding MBOAT family O-acyltransferase, which codes for MLFNSSVFIIFVTVTFFIYYIPQFQKIQVPVLIAASFIFYGWSSPALLILLLISILINGITSYKVANASQNRERFFWALSGVVANLSILALFKYGALLTNLSLKIFNASTTPEDGLISVLLHLPLPIGISFYTFEGISLVVDVFRHQNLVAAGTSLPTRSFVNTNLKNHLVNTSFFLAFFPQILSGPIVRANDFYDQVKPKFIQSIPWPIVFRSLVYGYFLKMVVADNLKDYTFWINYPYYQGLGTLTNLVLLFGYSMQIFADFAGYSLIAIGLGAAFGYTLPENFNFPYISRSLSEFWRRWHISLSTWLRDYLYIPLGGNRKGEVRTYINLMVVMTLGGLWHGAAWSYAVWGIFHGIGLALERFFFGRLKSIKKSEDELPAWKKFAIDSLQVLSVFCFVSLGWLLFKLPRFDQAMDFLVTLSRNIWIKPDFNHILPVFIFSLPVILYHLPHFPTLQTFQAQSLNPIKRRRWRLLEDVLMGIMLALLILNKGSANEFIYFQF
- a CDS encoding class I SAM-dependent methyltransferase is translated as MEPEDKIKEQFDRAAGAYSTSPIFAKGHDLKLMVEAAKPAPDMTVLDVGCAAGHTAFAFAPHVQEVIGVDISQGMLAEASQQADARNITNVHFQEAIASSLPFADQQFDIVTCRYVAHHFPSLMPAITEIYRVLKAGGQFLVVDIISPEEPELAAFINQVELLRDPSHSRDWMISEWQAAGEEIGMPLNAIAQWDLPIDFADWTARQQTPPDAITQLETLLDSASPAVQSAFSIVKKPQRSFHLWSVLLQGTK
- a CDS encoding L,D-transpeptidase, yielding MNSTNNASWLRRSGTFWAGASLIVSTFCAWSAPFLAEPAFADAEHNKIANAILNLQESSQRWIEIDLAKQRLVAWEGDKSVYAIVISTGKDGTPTPTGAFAVQTKHRVARMQGDDYDVPDVPFTMYYFGGYAIHGAYWHNKFGTPVSHGCTNVAVNHAEWLFNWADVGTPVIVHK
- a CDS encoding bifunctional 4-hydroxy-2-oxoglutarate aldolase/2-dehydro-3-deoxy-phosphogluconate aldolase; translated protein: MFDSPWLTLLQEHRAIAVVRSPQMELGFQLAKAVAAGGMRLIEITWNSDRAGTLITQLRAELPGCTIGTGTLLTLAQLKEAIAAGAQFLFTPHTEETMIHAAVAAGIPIVPGALSPTEIVRGWQAGADAVKVFPISVVGGAGYIKSLQAPLGNIPLIPTGGVTLENAREFIEAGAVAVGLAGDLFPKQWVEARDWEAIAQRADNLLQSLKSD
- a CDS encoding tetratricopeptide repeat protein; protein product: MKLRYWIIGCILLILSLKAIEFKPKSADFWYSRGVVLRYLNRNDEALTSYDKAIQLKPDYADAWYNRGIVLRKLKRYHEAVASYDQSIQLKPNEPDAWNNRGNALSDLNRYHEALASFDKAIEIKPDLAETWNNRGTVLRDLKRYEEVFASYDKAIELKPDYASPWYNRGNALQDLNRYEDAVASYDKAIQLKLDDAAAAWHNRGNALYLLGRNKQALESVEKALQINPNFKQAQKLRKTILQKLGRSK
- a CDS encoding Hsp70 family protein — encoded protein: MTIAIDFGTSNTVIARWNPATQQAETLKLPALSVQLAQNPPLIPSLVYVENAAHGEIVAGQAVRDKGLDLKNDPRFFRSFKRGIGTDIQGFLPELDGKTVTFEQVGEWFLSQIIDQMKTIWPDVGESLVLTVPVDSFEAYRHWLGKVCQKLPVEVVRMLDEPTAAALGYGLADRQLLLVVDFGGGTLDLSLVRLDAGGSAATSKKPLGFILKWGEKTLAESSAQKVKTARVLAKAGLNLGGTDIDNWLVDYFVANQGLTKAPLTTRLAERLKIQLSLQRQASEVYFDDETLESYELQLDRAGFEEILKEHEFFENLDEAMTQVLQQARRQGIEVSDIDAVLLVGGTVQIPSVQTWVQQYFEADKIRCEKPFEAIAIGALQLTQGIEIKDFLYHSYGIRYWNRRENCHSWHPLIQAGQSYPMSDSVELVLGASVENQPSIELIIGELAAQTGGTEVYFDGDRLVTRSLASGQTVVQPLNDKEGARSIAQLMPPGFPGSDRVRVQFQVDDRRFLKITVEDLLTNQTLLEDKPVVQLS